A single Epinephelus lanceolatus isolate andai-2023 chromosome 22, ASM4190304v1, whole genome shotgun sequence DNA region contains:
- the LOC117246209 gene encoding RNA-binding protein 4.1-like isoform X1 codes for MVKIFIGNLSPDTTSDELRSLFSQYGKIGECSIVKNFGFVHMDDKAEAEEAISNLHHYELNGQPMNVELSRGKSRGSTKLHVGNIACTNQELRAKFEEFGSVLECDIVKNYAFVHMERMEDAMEAINQLDNTAFKGKLMSVKLSTSRLRTAPGMGDRSGCYRCGQEGHWSKECPLDQNGYHRNGSEPKSDGYDASRFGGRARNRGYPDFSGDPEYGGGYAPVHGFSRGSGHSGSMAGYRRGSGYEGAMRYGPHPGYGISAVAEHSMARMYGSEAAYRSNGSLYGAVPGYPMRRSPYEERDPYGVVDYYEKYRANYGGSYFEERRAVPMPAPSTSSSTALMREHLPPSSLDPYECPPLPPPPAPVSSYYARDRSPIRRVPVEADGYAYERSRLSPVPAHPRSSTYNHPRDPGADRPRYTY; via the exons ATGGTGAAAATATTCATCGGGAATCTGTCACCAGACACAACATCAGATGAACTTCGCTCTCTCTTCTCCCAGTATGGCAAGATTGGAGAATGCAGTATTGTCAAGAACTTTGGCTTTGTGCACATGGATGACAAAGCAGAGGCAGAAGAAGCCATCAGCAACCTCCACCATTATGAGCTGAACGGCCAGCCTATGAATGTAGAATTGAGTCGTGGCAAGTCAAGAGGATCCACTAAACTACATGTTGGCAACATTGCCTGTACCAACCAGGAGCTGAGGGCCAAGTTTGAAGAGTTTGGTTCTGTGCTGGAGTGTGACATAGTAAAGAACTATGCTTTTGTTCACATGGAACGAATGGAGGATGCGATGGAGGCCATTAATCAGTTAGACAACACGGCTTTTAAAG gcAAACTGATGAGCGTGAAGCTTTCGACTAGCCGCCTGCGCACTGCGCCGGGAATGGGAGACAGATCGGGTTGTTATCGTTGCGGGCAGGAAGGCCACTGGTCCAAAGAATGCCCTCTAGACCAAAATGGCTACCACAGAAACGGCTCAGAGCCTAAGTCTGATGGATACGATGCCTCGAGATTCGGCGGGCGTGCTCGCAACAGGGGTTATCCGGACTTCAGTGGCGATCCGGAGTATGGTGGCGGCTACGCTCCTGTACATGGTTTTTCCCGGGGTTCTGGTCACAGCGGCAGCATGGCAGGGTACAGAAGGGGTTCAGGCTACGAGGGTGCAATGAGATATGGGCCACACCCAGGTTACGGCATAAGCGCTGTTGCTGAACATAGCATGGCTCGGATGTATGGCAGCGAGGCGGCATACAGGAGCAACGGCTCACTCTATGGCGCGGTACCAGGCTACCCGATGCGACGGTCGCCTTATGAGGAAAGGGATCCGTACGGGGTCGTGGACTACTACGAGAAGTACAGGGCCAATTACGGAGGCAGTTATTTTGAGGAACGTCGCGCTGTCCCCATGCCTGCTCCATCAACATCCTCCTCCACAGCTTTAATGAGGGAGCATCTGCCTCCCTCTAGCCTCGACCCCTACGAGtgccctcccctccctcctccaccagcCCCAGTCTCCTCATACTACGCACGTGACCGGAGTCCGATTCGGAGAGTCCCTGTCGAGGCAGATGGATACGCATATGAGCGTTCGCGCCTTTCCCCGGTGCCCGCCCACCCAAGAAGTTCTACCTACAACCATCCGCGGGATCCCGGCGCTGATAGGCCACGGTATACATACTAA
- the LOC117246209 gene encoding RNA-binding protein 4.1-like isoform X2, with protein MVKIFIGNLSPDTTSDELRSLFSQYGKIGECSIVKNFGFVHMDDKAEAEEAISNLHHYELNGQPMNVELSRGKSRGSTKLHVGNIACTNQELRAKFEEFGSVLECDIVKNYAFVHMERMEDAMEAINQLDNTAFKGDLLGWA; from the coding sequence ATGGTGAAAATATTCATCGGGAATCTGTCACCAGACACAACATCAGATGAACTTCGCTCTCTCTTCTCCCAGTATGGCAAGATTGGAGAATGCAGTATTGTCAAGAACTTTGGCTTTGTGCACATGGATGACAAAGCAGAGGCAGAAGAAGCCATCAGCAACCTCCACCATTATGAGCTGAACGGCCAGCCTATGAATGTAGAATTGAGTCGTGGCAAGTCAAGAGGATCCACTAAACTACATGTTGGCAACATTGCCTGTACCAACCAGGAGCTGAGGGCCAAGTTTGAAGAGTTTGGTTCTGTGCTGGAGTGTGACATAGTAAAGAACTATGCTTTTGTTCACATGGAACGAATGGAGGATGCGATGGAGGCCATTAATCAGTTAGACAACACGGCTTTTAAAGGTGACCTCTTGGGCTGGGCTTAA